CCGTTTTGCCTTACCAACCGGGGTGCGCACGGCGCTGACGATGACTGCTTCTTTCATTGTTTACTCCTTCCATGAAAGAGAATTGCAGAATTCTCCAATTCTCTGATTCTTTAGTTCCTCAGCGGCTTCCCGGTCTGCAGCAGCGACCACATCCTCGCCTGCGTCTTTTCTTCACCGCAAAGCGACAGGAACGCTTCCCGTTCCAGATCCAGGATATATCCTTCGCTCACCCAGGTCGGCTTCGAAAGACATCCGCCAGCCATCACGTACGCAAGTTTGGAGGCGATGTGCGCGTCGTAGTCGCTGATGTATTTGCCTTCCCTGAAACTCCACGCGCCGATCTTCATCGCGCCGTACATGTCGCGCCCCGGCGCATAGATCAATTCAGGCGCGGGCGGTTTATAGCCGGACGAGATCATGTGCAGGACTTCATTCTTGGCTTCGGTCAGCAGATGATCGCGGTTAATCACGACCCGGTCCTGCGGACCAAGGATTCCCATCGTCCGCGCCTCTTCAGCGGAAGTGGCGACCTTCGCCTGCCCAATTTGCAGGAACGCACGTTGAATGAACGGGAACGCTTCGGCATTTTCGGTCTTCATCGCCGGGTTGATGATGCGCCGCATGATCTCTTTCGTCCCTGCGCCTGCCGGGATGACCCCGGCGCCGAGTTCGACCAACCCGATATAAGTCTCGGATGCCGCGACAATGCGTGAAGCATGCATGGTGATCTCGCAACCGCCCCCAAATGCATATCCAACCGGAGCCACCACGATCGGTTTCGGCGAATACCGCATCCGCATATTCATATCCTGCAATTTGCGGACCGCCAGTTCCAATTGATCCCACATTCCCTGCTGCGCCGCAACCACGACCATGAACAGGTTCGCGCCTGCGCTGAAGTGCTCGCCTTCATTGCCGATCACCAGCCCGTCGAAGTCGCTATCAAGGCGGTCGATCGCTTCCGTCGCAATCGCAAAAATATCATCGTCGAGCGCGTTCATCTTCGTGTGGAATTCCACCAGCCCCACGCCGTCACCAATATCGAACAATGTCGCGCCGGCGTTCTTGCTCACTTCCTTCTTCGTGCCGCGCAACTCTTTCAACAACACAAAACCTTCGGGTTGTTTCAATTTCGCATATTTCTTTTTGGCAACGTCATATACGCCGACCTTGTTTTCTCCCTTGTATTGATAGAAGGTCTCGACGCCCGCTTTCAACATCTCCTCTACCCATTTCGCGGTGGGATAGCCCTCCGCTTTCATACGCTTGACGGTCTCTTTTACGCCGAGCATATCCCATGTCTCGAATGGACCCGCTTCGTGCATGAATCCCCAGCGGACGGCGTCATCGATCGGCTTCGGGTTGTCTGCGACTTCGGGGATGATCGAAGAAACATATTGGAAACTTTGATAGGTCAATGCCCTGACAAGTTTCCCTGCTTTATCATCCGCCTCGAGCATGACCTTGAGCCTGTCGCCCAATTCCTCGACATCTTTCGCCGCCTTGACCGAATCGAAACGCGGCTTGGTCGGCGGGACGTGTTCCATTGTTTTGAGATCGAGGGAATAAAATTCCTTCTTCCCGTCCTCGCCGCGCACCTCCTTGTAAAATCCGACTTTGGTTTTATTGCCCAGCCACTTACGCTCGAGCAGCGTGTCCATCAATTTCTTCGGCTTTTCGGCGGCGAGATACTTCTGCCCGAGCGCGTCATGCGGGATCAACGGCGCAAGATTCGCCCCGACGTGATGCCAGACGTCCACACCCACCAGGTCGATGAGCCGGAAGGTTGCCGTCTTTGGGCGGCCCATCAAAGGCCCTGTAAGCGCATCCACTTCATCCACGGTGTATCCATTTTCGAGGATGAAATCCATCGCGAATGCGCCCGTCCCAAAAGCGACCCGGTTGCCTATGAAATTCGGGGTATCTTTGCACAGCACGATCCCCTTGCCAAGACGATACTCTCCAAAGCGGGTGAAGAATTCAACCACTTCTTTGGATGTGTCGGCAGTCGGAATGATCTCCAGCAGTTTCAAATAGCGCGGCGGATTGAAGAAGTGCGTGCCGAGGAAATGCTGTTTGAATCCCTTCGAGCGCCCTTCCGCAATCGAATGGACGGGGATGCCCGACGTGTTCGTTGTGACGATCGCGTTCGGCTTGCGGACTTCGTCGATGCGCATCATCAGATCCTGCTTGATCTTCAAATTCTCGATGATCGCTTCGCAGATCCAATCCGCATCGGAGACCGAGTCGAAATCGTCTTCGAGATTGCCGAGCTTGACCAAAGTCTGCAACTCCGAGGACATCAAGTTGGCAGGACGCGCTTTAAGGCAGCGATCCCAGCCTTCCTTTACGATCTTGTTCTTATCGGTCGAGTCGTTCGGGACGATATCCAACAGCGTCACAGGCACGCCGATATTCGCCAGGTGAGCCGCAATCGCCGCGCCCATTGTCCCCGAGCCGATGACGACGGCTTTGTGAATGTGGTATTTCATGGTTCTCCTTTAGTTGCAGGTTTAAAGTTTCTTGTTGAAGGTTTGATAACCAAGAAAACCTTCAGCCTTGAACATTCAACCTTCAACTGCTATCGTAATTCGCTTCCGCTGTAACCCAAAATCTGCCGCGCCACCACCAGCCGGTTGATCTGTCCCGTGCCTTCATAGATATCCGTGATCTTCGCGTCGCGGAACCATTTCTCCAACAGGAATTCGCG
This portion of the Anaerolineales bacterium genome encodes:
- a CDS encoding enoyl-CoA hydratase/isomerase family protein → MKYHIHKAVVIGSGTMGAAIAAHLANIGVPVTLLDIVPNDSTDKNKIVKEGWDRCLKARPANLMSSELQTLVKLGNLEDDFDSVSDADWICEAIIENLKIKQDLMMRIDEVRKPNAIVTTNTSGIPVHSIAEGRSKGFKQHFLGTHFFNPPRYLKLLEIIPTADTSKEVVEFFTRFGEYRLGKGIVLCKDTPNFIGNRVAFGTGAFAMDFILENGYTVDEVDALTGPLMGRPKTATFRLIDLVGVDVWHHVGANLAPLIPHDALGQKYLAAEKPKKLMDTLLERKWLGNKTKVGFYKEVRGEDGKKEFYSLDLKTMEHVPPTKPRFDSVKAAKDVEELGDRLKVMLEADDKAGKLVRALTYQSFQYVSSIIPEVADNPKPIDDAVRWGFMHEAGPFETWDMLGVKETVKRMKAEGYPTAKWVEEMLKAGVETFYQYKGENKVGVYDVAKKKYAKLKQPEGFVLLKELRGTKKEVSKNAGATLFDIGDGVGLVEFHTKMNALDDDIFAIATEAIDRLDSDFDGLVIGNEGEHFSAGANLFMVVVAAQQGMWDQLELAVRKLQDMNMRMRYSPKPIVVAPVGYAFGGGCEITMHASRIVAASETYIGLVELGAGVIPAGAGTKEIMRRIINPAMKTENAEAFPFIQRAFLQIGQAKVATSAEEARTMGILGPQDRVVINRDHLLTEAKNEVLHMISSGYKPPAPELIYAPGRDMYGAMKIGAWSFREGKYISDYDAHIASKLAYVMAGGCLSKPTWVSEGYILDLEREAFLSLCGEEKTQARMWSLLQTGKPLRN